In Mytilus edulis chromosome 13, xbMytEdul2.2, whole genome shotgun sequence, a single window of DNA contains:
- the LOC139500123 gene encoding retinol dehydrogenase 12-like, with amino-acid sequence MVSPFLNILERNIVLLPEYTEDGNETMFQVNYLSQLLLTFHLLPVIKRSGDDSRVILVSSYGHNFHSTPFTVDKIQGKQHNTGNFPRFHYYGNSKLYQILQMYFMNRRLAESNVCVLSLHPGLVDTEVTRGFQDNSWMTWGWKIARVFSKSSAEGAECTLNAAINPALKGVRDVYYQDCKPKNTHDDARFVFTILLGTCSYSLGGLSVFCKIF; translated from the exons ATGGTAAGTCCATTTTTAAACATACTAGAAAGGAATATTGTTTTACTTCCAGAATATACAGAAGATGGAAATGAAACTATGTTTCAG GTAAATTATTTAAGCCAACTTTTGTTAACATTCCATTTGTTGCCAGTAATAAAGCGATCTGGTGACGATAGCAGAGTAATCCTTGTCAGCAGTTATGGACATAATTTCCACTCCACTCCATTTACTGTGGATAAAATACAAGGAAAGCAACACAACACTGGTAACTTCCCTAGATTCCATTATTATGGAAACTCGAAATTATATCag attttacaaatgtattttatgaaTCGTCGGCTTGCTGAAAGTAATGTGTGTGTGTTGTCACTACATCCCGGATTGGTAGACACAGAAGTAACACGAGGATTTCAAGATAATTCATGGATGACTTGGGGATGGAAAATAGCAAGAG TTTTCAGTAAGTCATCAGCCGAAGGAGCAGAATGCACATTAAATGCAGCTATCAACCCTGCTCTAAAAGGTGTGCGAGATGTTTACTACCAAGACTGCAAACCAAAGAATACTCATGATGATGCAAGGtttgtttttactattttattaGGTACATGTAGTTACAGTTTAGGTGGATTATctgtattttgcaaaatattttag